A region from the Maribacter aquivivus genome encodes:
- a CDS encoding inorganic diphosphatase — translation MAAANGLTFDVLIEIPKGSRNKYEYDFDLHKIRFDRMLFSSMMYPGDYGFIPETLALDKDPLDVLVMGTEPTYPMTVMEVKPIGVFHMTDEKGPDEKIICVPVSDPIWSNNNDISDLNPHRLKEIEHFFQVYKDLEEKKVDTGGWSDAAKAVEIYHECVKRYDDSEHKAKGTFVI, via the coding sequence ATGGCAGCAGCAAATGGCTTAACCTTTGATGTTTTAATAGAAATTCCGAAAGGAAGCAGAAACAAGTACGAATACGATTTTGATTTACATAAAATTCGTTTTGACCGTATGTTATTTTCTTCAATGATGTATCCTGGTGATTACGGATTCATACCTGAAACTTTAGCGTTGGATAAGGATCCATTAGACGTTTTAGTAATGGGAACAGAACCAACGTACCCAATGACGGTGATGGAAGTGAAACCTATAGGTGTATTTCATATGACAGATGAGAAAGGTCCGGATGAGAAAATTATCTGTGTGCCAGTTTCAGATCCAATTTGGAGCAATAACAATGATATAAGTGATTTGAATCCGCATAGATTAAAAGAAATCGAACATTTCTTTCAAGTATATAAAGATTTAGAAGAGAAGAAAGTTGATACAGGTGGGTGGAGCGATGCTGCTAAAGCAGTCGAAATTTACCATGAATGTGTTAAGAGATATGATGATAGTGAGCACAAAGCAAAGGGCACTTTTGTCATATAA